A window from Enterocloster bolteae encodes these proteins:
- a CDS encoding ABC transporter ATP-binding protein produces MKNIQKNTIPKHRKLHLIFRFLQGSKLYFAAAVAASLVSTILNALTPQIFRFSIDEVLSGSSGTISSSGTSGSYLSSHLWVLALMIVAVAIASGIFTYISRTNTARAGENFAKNLRDTLFIHVQKLPIRWHDRNQTGDIIQRCTSDVEVIRGFVVTQLLEVFRTAFLVLTSFVMMLSMNVKLSCIVLLFVPVVVVYSTVFYRLIAKRFTTADEAEGELSTVVQENATGVRVVRAFGREQFEMERFDKKNNAFAKLWIRLGTLSGLYWGIGDLITGLQVIAVIIFGVVEAVNGSISVGEFVAFAAYNSTLVWPIRGLGRILSDMSKAGVSFERVDYIIRSQEEAYGKTDEKGGKEREHSSGKYDISFQHVSFGYEEGKDVLRDISFTVPEGSTFGILGGTGSGKSTVIQLLSRLYELEENRGSICIGGRVVKEIPIEELRRNIGMVLQEPFLYSRTIRENIAASVPGASLEEIRYAAQIACIDDAIMSFPDGYDTLVGERGVTLSGGQKQRIAIARMLLRKAPIMVFDDSLSAVDSQTDYRIRCALKEHMREATVILISHRVTSLMGADEILVLNQGKIEERGTHGELIRRNGIYRRIYEIQMSRDDRDLMGQDEKDKKNKKDKKSKENNKIEDKMDGGIINGSI; encoded by the coding sequence ATGAAAAACATACAAAAAAACACAATCCCCAAACACAGAAAACTCCATCTGATATTCAGATTCCTCCAGGGCTCCAAACTCTATTTTGCCGCCGCCGTAGCCGCATCCCTGGTATCAACCATATTAAATGCCCTGACACCGCAGATTTTTCGCTTCAGCATTGATGAGGTGCTCAGTGGAAGCAGCGGAACCATCAGTAGCAGCGGAACCAGCGGAAGTTACCTATCCAGCCACCTCTGGGTTCTGGCGCTGATGATTGTGGCGGTGGCAATCGCCTCCGGTATTTTTACCTACATCAGCCGTACCAATACAGCCAGGGCAGGGGAGAATTTTGCTAAAAATTTGCGGGATACATTATTTATCCATGTGCAGAAGCTTCCCATAAGATGGCATGACAGGAACCAGACAGGGGATATTATCCAGCGGTGTACTTCTGATGTGGAGGTGATACGCGGATTTGTGGTTACCCAGCTTCTGGAGGTGTTCCGCACGGCCTTTCTTGTGCTTACGTCTTTTGTCATGATGCTTTCCATGAATGTAAAGCTTTCCTGCATCGTTCTCCTGTTCGTGCCGGTTGTTGTGGTGTACTCCACTGTGTTTTACCGGCTGATAGCCAAGCGGTTTACCACTGCGGACGAGGCAGAGGGAGAACTTTCCACGGTCGTGCAGGAGAATGCAACAGGAGTGCGCGTGGTGCGGGCATTCGGACGGGAACAATTTGAGATGGAGCGGTTTGACAAGAAGAATAATGCCTTTGCCAAGCTGTGGATTCGTCTGGGGACGTTATCAGGACTGTATTGGGGGATTGGGGATCTGATAACGGGGCTGCAGGTGATTGCGGTTATTATTTTCGGAGTGGTGGAAGCTGTGAATGGTTCCATATCGGTTGGTGAATTTGTGGCGTTTGCGGCTTACAATTCAACGCTGGTGTGGCCAATCCGCGGCCTTGGGCGTATTCTCTCTGATATGAGCAAGGCTGGCGTTTCGTTTGAACGTGTGGATTATATCATACGCTCCCAGGAAGAAGCCTATGGAAAGACAGATGAAAAAGGAGGGAAGGAACGCGAACATTCCAGTGGAAAGTATGATATCTCCTTCCAGCATGTATCCTTCGGATATGAGGAAGGAAAGGATGTGCTCCGGGATATTTCATTTACAGTTCCGGAAGGCAGCACCTTTGGGATTCTGGGCGGAACGGGCAGCGGGAAGTCTACGGTAATACAGCTTCTTTCACGGCTCTATGAGCTGGAGGAAAACAGGGGAAGTATCTGTATTGGCGGCAGAGTTGTTAAGGAAATCCCTATTGAGGAGCTCAGGAGAAATATAGGAATGGTATTGCAGGAACCCTTTTTGTATTCCAGGACAATCCGGGAAAATATAGCGGCTTCCGTACCAGGCGCGTCTCTGGAGGAGATTCGGTACGCGGCTCAGATTGCGTGTATTGACGACGCCATTATGAGTTTTCCGGATGGATATGACACTCTTGTGGGGGAACGGGGAGTTACTTTGTCGGGAGGGCAGAAGCAGAGGATTGCTATTGCCAGAATGCTGCTTCGGAAAGCTCCCATTATGGTGTTTGACGATTCCTTATCAGCAGTGGATTCCCAGACAGATTACCGCATCCGCTGCGCGCTGAAGGAACATATGAGGGAGGCTACGGTTATTCTGATATCCCACAGAGTGACATCTCTTATGGGCGCGGATGAAATCCTGGTACTGAATCAGGGAAAAATAGAAGAACGCGGAACCCACGGGGAACTGATACGGAGAAATGGAATCTATCGCAGGATTTATGAAATACAGATGAGCCGTGATGATAGAGACCTGATGGGACAGGATGAAAAGGATAAAAAGAATAAAAAGGATAAGAAGAGTAAAGAGAATAATAAGATAGAGGATAAGATGGATGGGGGGATAATCAATGGCAGCATATGA
- a CDS encoding restriction endonuclease produces the protein MRKTEEVPAYHEMMQELFQAIKELGGSGTIQEIDDKTIEILGLSPEVLTIMHGDTSKSEVEYRLAWTRTYMKKVGILENSARGVWALTTVGRELQEINSDEIVKKVREMTLLKMKDTKEISLEDHNLENDGVDTPDEIQTWREKLKNVLKNLKPDAFERLTQRLLRESGFTQVKVTGKTGDGGIDGMGIIKLNGIISFHMLFQCKRYTGSVSAGEIRDFRGAMQGRADKGLFITTGKFSAPAIEEANRPGATPIDLVDGDELVDKLRELQLGVAPVNDYVIDDAWFLSI, from the coding sequence ATGAGAAAAACAGAGGAAGTACCGGCATATCATGAAATGATGCAGGAATTGTTTCAGGCCATAAAAGAATTAGGGGGGTCGGGAACGATACAAGAGATTGATGATAAAACGATTGAAATATTAGGTTTATCTCCAGAAGTATTAACAATTATGCATGGTGATACCAGTAAATCAGAAGTCGAATATAGGTTGGCGTGGACAAGAACATATATGAAAAAGGTTGGAATTTTAGAGAATTCTGCACGTGGAGTATGGGCGCTAACTACGGTAGGCCGTGAATTACAGGAAATAAATTCGGATGAAATTGTTAAAAAGGTTCGTGAAATGACCTTATTAAAGATGAAAGATACGAAAGAGATAAGTCTTGAGGATCATAATTTAGAAAATGACGGCGTTGATACACCAGATGAAATCCAGACATGGCGCGAAAAACTCAAAAATGTATTAAAAAATTTAAAACCGGATGCATTTGAACGTTTAACACAACGATTATTAAGAGAGTCTGGATTTACACAAGTAAAAGTTACGGGAAAGACTGGGGATGGTGGAATTGATGGAATGGGAATAATAAAATTGAATGGAATAATTAGCTTCCATATGCTTTTTCAGTGTAAAAGATATACAGGAAGTGTGTCTGCTGGTGAAATTCGGGATTTTAGAGGAGCTATGCAGGGAAGGGCTGATAAAGGCCTGTTTATTACAACCGGTAAGTTTTCTGCGCCTGCAATTGAAGAGGCCAATAGACCTGGAGCTACTCCGATTGATTTAGTTGATGGGGATGAATTGGTAGACAAGTTGAGAGAATTACAGTTAGGAGTTGCCCCGGTCAATGACTATGTAATTGATGATGCTTGGTTTTTATCAATTTAG